The following nucleotide sequence is from Bacillota bacterium.
GCCGACATCACGTCGGCAGTCCCGTTTCGCTTCCTCGCCTTCACCGGCTATGGCAACCATTCACTCTATGTCGCTGTCGCCAACATATCGGTACGGGGAAAAGCAGGAACCGATTTATGCCGGTAGGAAGGAGTACATGAGGAAGGGATTCTTCGGTCGCGGCAAACTACAGCCGCTCCCTCAGAATGACAGGTAGGGCGTTTTCTTTCTCTGGCAGTAGGGTGAGGTGTGTTCGAGGAGGGGAATTCTTCGGTCGCCTGCGGCGACCTCCCCCCCCTGTCATTCCGAGCAAGCGGTGTTCTGCAAATACGCAGGCGTTATGTCTCTGGGGATGGTAATGCAGAAATACCAACCTCTGTTGTCAAGAATAGCGCCGCGAGGAATCTCGGGCAAAGGCAGACGTTGTGCTCTACGGGGATAAAGGACCAGGAACCATTTTATAGCGGTAGTAAGGGGTGTACGAGGAGGGGATTCTTCGGTCGCGGCACACACCGCCGCTTCCTCTGAATTTCCACGCGTTACCCGCACCACGATAAACAGAAATTGTTTCTTCCGTGTGCATATTTATGCTGGAGTTCATTTACTTCCATAGCAATGACAGGTGACGCTTTTGGGGACAAGGTTGCTTGCCATATTTATTTTTACGCCACCTGGCAACAATTCCATTTCAACCGACAGAAAAGGGTTCCGCACAGTTTTGTTTGTGTACGGAACCCGTAATTGGCAGGCGGCATTTTTGCCGCCTGAGAAAGGAGGTGAAACGCCGCTGTGTCCCCGCCACCAACCAGCGGCCGGCCATGTTGATTTGCCGCGCCATCCACGCACAACCGTTCCGATGGCCCCCGTGTATCATTGTGTCCCCACCACCGACCAATGATCAGCCGGCACCTCGCACGTTGCAAGCCGGCTCCCGCAAAAACTCGATTCCTTTCATCGGTTTAAAATGTTTCAAAGTCGATATTCGCCTGTATTTATATATGTTGTCTGAACCTTCGGATGACAACGCTGTCCGCTCACGATCAATCGAATTCTACTTCAGTCTATGCTTTCAATAAACAAAAAATGAAACTCCCCGTAAAAAAAATTACCCCGGCAAATTCAAATGTTGGGGATACATACTCTGATAAAGGCTTCATCGGTTGCCGACGATTTCCTTCTCTTTTTTTGATATGTTGGCCTGGCGACCTGGCCAGGGGAAAAGCAGGAAACAGTTTATGCCGATGGTAAGCTGTGTACGAGGAGGGGATTCTTCGGTCGCGGCAAACTACAGCCGCTCCCTCAGAATGACAGGTAGGGCGTTTTCTTTCTCTGGCAGTAGGGTAAGGGGTACATGAGGATGGGATTCTTCGGCCGCCTGCGGCGCCCCCCCCTGTCATTCCGAGCAAGCGGTGTTCTGCAAGTACGCAAGCGTTATGTTTCGGGGAATGGTAATGCAGTAATACCAACCTCTGTTGTCAAGAATAGCGCCGCGAGGAATCTCGGGCAGAGGCAAGCGCTGTGCTTGACGATGGCAACCATTCACTCCATGTCGCTGATGCCAACATATCGGTACGGGGAAAACAGGAACCAGTTCATGGCGATGGTAAGGTGTACTCGAGGAGGGGATTCATCAGGCGGTTTTGGCTAATTTTTGTGTGTATGCGAAAGATAAAACCCAGGAAATAGCTTCCCCCCGTACAGTAATGGAAAAACAGTCGTGCGGAATGGCACAATGCCGGGGATGGAGTGCGGCGTCCCCCCCTGTCATTCCGAGCAAGCGGTGTTATGCAACTACGCAGGCGTTATGTTTCGGGGGATGGTAATGCAGAAACACGAGACTTTGTCGGTGGGCATAGTGCCGCGAGGAATCTCGGGCAGAGGCAGGCGTTGTGCTCTACGGGGATAAAAGACCAGGAACCAGTTTATAGCGATGGTAAGGGGTGCTCGAGAAGGGGATTCTTCGGTCGCCCCAAAAAACAGGGCTCCCTCAGAATGACAGGAACTAAGAGGCAAATATGGGAGCGGCAATAAATTGGCCGCCATTTTTTTGGTGTGTTATATTCTATATGTCGGAAGAAAAACATGCTTTTTATCCTTATTCGGCGTATCCGGCACGGGGAAACTGTGGGGGAAATTCAGTTCCCGGGCTCCGGCAACCCGATAGGCCAAAATGGAGGTGGCACCTTGCAGGGAAAAGGAAAATACATTTTCTTTTTTATGCTTGGTTTTCTATGTTTTGCAGTGGCTCAACCCCTGCTGCGTCTGCCCCTCCTGCAGATGCTCCAGCAGACAACGGGCTTTACCATGGCCTACATCACAAATCCCTTGCTCTGCGGAGTCCTGGTTGCCCTGACCGCCGGAATTTTTGAGGAAACTTTTCGTTTCCTCTTCAAAGCTATCTTCATGAAACCCGCCCGTTCAACAATACGCCAGCCGATTCTTTTTGGTTTGGGCCATGGAATTTCGGAAGTATGCGTAATGCTGTACCCCGTGATCCCCACGATTTCCATGTTTACCCTCGATCAGCTGTCCATCGTCTTTGCTGAAAGAATAATGGCTCTGACCCTCCATGTTTCATTGACCATCATGGTGTGGAATGGTTTTCAAAGGGGCAGAAAAGCCGCTTGCCTCCTGTCTGCCATCCTGGTTCACGGCCTTGCCGATGCCCTGATCCCCATCATCTCCTCTTTCAGCACTTCGGTTTCAATGATCGAGGGCGCCATAGCGGTTGTCGCTACAGGCATGGTTGTCTATGCTTACCATTCACGAAAATATTATTTGAAGGAGGAAAATCAAGGGGTATGATCAAATCTGGACACAATTCTGTCTGTTTTCTGCTTCTGGCAACGATAATCTGTTTTGGGGTACTGATCGGCATGACCGGTTGCGGCGCACAGAAGTTATCCGCAGATTTCGATGAGGCGGAAGTCAGAGCGGCAGCCGAGGGCGTGATCGCCATGGTAAACGGGAAAGATTCGGAAGGATTGAGGACAGCATCCACCGCACAGATGAAAGCCGCCCTCACCGACGAACTGTTGAATCAAATTTATGAAGACATCGGTGAAGGCGGTCAATTCCGGGGAATAAAAAACATGAATATCCGTAGCCTTGCCGGCAATAAAAATACCGGTGAACTGGCCGTCGTGGTGACCAGGGCCGAATATGAAAACAGATCTTTCATCTACACGATCTCTTTTGACAGGGAGATGAAGCTGGCCGGATTGTATTACAAATAATTTCCGGGGAAATATCGGGATAGCCGGGACAACTTTTACAGGCGGG
It contains:
- a CDS encoding YhfC family intramembrane metalloprotease, with translation MQGKGKYIFFFMLGFLCFAVAQPLLRLPLLQMLQQTTGFTMAYITNPLLCGVLVALTAGIFEETFRFLFKAIFMKPARSTIRQPILFGLGHGISEVCVMLYPVIPTISMFTLDQLSIVFAERIMALTLHVSLTIMVWNGFQRGRKAACLLSAILVHGLADALIPIISSFSTSVSMIEGAIAVVATGMVVYAYHSRKYYLKEENQGV
- a CDS encoding DUF3887 domain-containing protein; translated protein: MIKSGHNSVCFLLLATIICFGVLIGMTGCGAQKLSADFDEAEVRAAAEGVIAMVNGKDSEGLRTASTAQMKAALTDELLNQIYEDIGEGGQFRGIKNMNIRSLAGNKNTGELAVVVTRAEYENRSFIYTISFDREMKLAGLYYK